The Kutzneria kofuensis nucleotide sequence TTCGCGCTGCCTTCCGACCAAAGGACCGACGCCGCTCGCCACTTCCGCACGGACTCGCATGCCACCTCCCGCAGTTCCCCCGTCACGACAACTCCGTGTCCCGCTCACATGGCGACCCTCGAGTCCCGAACGCCCGCACGAGCGAGGGCGACGATTCGGGCCCGCTCGGTGGTCAATTCCGCGGACGGCGCTGATCACGGCGGGCCGCCATGGCACGACACCGAGTTTTCGCCACCACGGCGGCACACGGGAGAGGTTCTCCGTATTCCCGCCGACGACGGGTCGGGATACAGTCCGCCAGCAGGGAGAACGAGCCCCATGAGGCGCGGTTCCCCGGCGGCGTCGGGGGTTCGACGAGGGCCCGGCCGGTGTGCGCTGACGGGCCGTTCCCGCCGATCACGGATCCGGGCGGGCGGGATAGTGCCGCCACGGCCTGAGTTGGTTGCCGGGGAATGGCGTGTAACCCGTCAGCCGGTCACGGAGATCAGCCACGGTGGCGGCGAGAGTGAGGTCGTGATGTCGAATCCACGTGTCGTTGTAGATGGTGTCGAGATAGCGATCGCCGCCGTCGGGCGCCACGGCAACGACATTGTTGCCAGGACCCAGTCGTCGGGCAACCGCCAGTGCGACGAAGACGGCGGCGCCGGACGAGCCGCCGAGCAGCATGCCTTCCTTGCTCGCCAGTAGCCGGCACGTGCTGAATGCTTCCGTGTCACCGCACCAGTAGGCCTCGTCGACGGTTGCGGGATCGAAATTGCCCGGGGTGAACGCGGAACCGAGGCCGACCAGAAGGTGCTGGCCCATGGGGCCGCCGATCGCGGCGGAGCCCCGGCCGTCCACCGCCACCATCCGGCAGTCGGGGCGGGTTTGCTTGACCCGTCGACCTATTCCGGTGATCTGCCCGCAACTGCTGGTGGTGCACACGACGGCGTCGACGTCGCCGTCGAGGTCGTCGATGATCTCCGAGGCGGTCGCGCTGTGCGCGGACGGGTTTTCCGGGTTGTCCCACTGATTGGGCACGTACGCGCCCTCGACGGTCCGGCCGACCGTCTCGGCCGCCTGGATCCGCGGGATCTGGAACTTGCCGTGTTCGTCGGCCCGCTCGACGAGCACGGGGTCGGCGCCGTAGGCGGCGATGGTCCGCACGCTCAGCGCCGGTGTGCGAGGGTCGACCATGATCCGCACCTGGATGCCGAGCGCGGAGCCGATCATCGCCAATGCGATGCCCAAGTTGCCCGACGTGGCTTCGACGATGCTGCCGTCCTCGGTGAGGGCCCCCGAACGCAGCGCCGCGCGGATCATGGCCGAGGCCGGCCGCGCCTTGACGCTTCCGCCCGGGTTGAGGCATTCGAGCTTGACCCACACCGCCGCGTCGGCCGGCCCGGCGAGCCGCTGGAGACGCACCATCGGCGTGTTGCCGATGGCGTCGAGGATGGTGTCGTAACGCATGGGCCTCCTTCCGTGTCACAAGCGGTTTCGAGGTGGAAACGCCGCGCGGGAGCGCAATACGCCGA carries:
- a CDS encoding PLP-dependent cysteine synthase family protein, with amino-acid sequence MRYDTILDAIGNTPMVRLQRLAGPADAAVWVKLECLNPGGSVKARPASAMIRAALRSGALTEDGSIVEATSGNLGIALAMIGSALGIQVRIMVDPRTPALSVRTIAAYGADPVLVERADEHGKFQIPRIQAAETVGRTVEGAYVPNQWDNPENPSAHSATASEIIDDLDGDVDAVVCTTSSCGQITGIGRRVKQTRPDCRMVAVDGRGSAAIGGPMGQHLLVGLGSAFTPGNFDPATVDEAYWCGDTEAFSTCRLLASKEGMLLGGSSGAAVFVALAVARRLGPGNNVVAVAPDGGDRYLDTIYNDTWIRHHDLTLAATVADLRDRLTGYTPFPGNQLRPWRHYPARPDP